The proteins below are encoded in one region of Juglans microcarpa x Juglans regia isolate MS1-56 chromosome 4D, Jm3101_v1.0, whole genome shotgun sequence:
- the LOC121259160 gene encoding calmodulin-like protein 11, which yields MGEVLSEEQIAEFQEAFCLFDKDGDGSITIEELANAIRSLDQNPTQEELQTMINEVDVDGNGTIEFGEFLNLMARKMKENEAEGELKEAFKVFDQDQDGYISPNELRHVMINLEERLTDEEVDQMIRDADLDGDGLINFEEFVRMMLAS from the exons ATGGGAGAGGTCCTGTCTGAAGAACAGATTGCAGAGTTTCAAGAAGCTTTTTGTCTCTTTGACAAGGATGGAGATG GCAGCATCACCATCGAAGAATTAGCCAATGCAATCAGATCATTGGATCAAAATCCTACTCAGGAGGAATTGCAGACCATGATCAACGAAGTGGACGTTGATGGAAACGGAACCATTGAATTTGGGGAGTTCTTGAATCTAATGGCAAGGAAAATGAAG GAAAATGAAGCTGAGGGGGAATTAAAAGAAGCTTTTAAAGTGTTTGACCAGGACCAAGATGGTTACATATCACCAAATGAG TTAAGGCATGTAATGATAAATCTTGAAGAGAGGCTGACAGATGAAGAGGTGGATCAAATGATCAGAGATGCTGATTTGGACGGCGATGGTTTAATCAATTTCGAGGAATTCGTGAGAATGATGTTAGCTAGCTAA
- the LOC121260576 gene encoding splicing factor YJU2-like isoform X3 gives MSVSLTTILMTYLGIQIFRFYFKCTKCSAELAMKTDPKNSDYVVESGATRNFEPWREEDEVTEMEKQKRDAEEMGDAMKSLENRTLDSKREMDILAALDEMKSMKSRHATVSVDAMLEALQRTTGEKEKRLEEEDEALIKSIFHKPIDYVRRIHDEDLDDDGDMIQLSSGNGEISGDNLKRRKVSEEPLGNPTDSLTKATSVDGSTSKEENPGGSGAAGNSKLIFKSSAVRISVRKPASNDSNLVKMEGNKHGARTNTSALQAVTTGDNNPARHGDNSQEHKIADTSAGLQSLCQNYESDDD, from the exons ATGAGCGTCAGCCTTACTACCATACTCATG ACATACTTAGGAATTCAAATCTTTCGATTCTACTTCAAATGTACAAAGTGTTCTGCGGAGCTAGCGATGAAGACAGATCCAAAAAATTCAGACTATGTTGTTGAGTCAGGTGCCACACGGAATTTTGAACCTTGGCGTGAAGAGGATGAG GTAACAGAGATGGAAAAACAGAAAAGGGATGCCGAAGAGATGGGAGATGCTATGAAATCATTAGAGAACAGAACCTTGGATTCAAAGAGAGAGATGGATATCCTTGCTGCTCTAGATGAGATGAAGTCTATGAAG TCCAGACATGCTACTGTGAGTGTAGATGCCATGCTTGAGGCCTTGCAGCGCACAACCGGGGAAAAG GAGAAAAGGCTGGAAGAAGAGGATGAAGCActtataaaatcaatatttcat AAGCCAATAGATTATGTTCGAAGAATTCATGATGAAGATCTTGACGATGATGGAGATATGATTCAGCTTTCAAGTGGCAATGGGGAAATATCTGGTGATAATCTGAAG AGGAGAAAGGTTTCTGAAGAGCCTCTTGGAAACCCAACAGATTCTTTGACAAAAGCCACTTCTGTTGACGGCTCCACCAGCAAAG AAGAAAATCCAGGTGGTTCAGGGGCTGCTGGCAATTCCAAGTTAATATTCAAGTCTTCAGCCgtgaggatttcggttaggaaACCAGCTTCCAATGATAGTAATTTAGTGAAAATGGAAGGGAACAAACACGGGGCTAGAACCAATACAAGTGCACTTCAGGCTGTGACCACAGGTGATAACAATCCGGCCAGGCACGGAGATAATAGCCAAGAGCATAAAATTGCTGATACAAGTGCTGGACTACAATCGCTCTGCCAAAACTATGAGAGTGACGACGACTAG
- the LOC121260576 gene encoding splicing factor YJU2-like isoform X1: MGERKVLNKYYPPDFDPSKLPRVRRPKNQQMKVRMMLPMSIRCNTCGNYIYKGTKFNSRKEDVIGETYLGIQIFRFYFKCTKCSAELAMKTDPKNSDYVVESGATRNFEPWREEDEVTEMEKQKRDAEEMGDAMKSLENRTLDSKREMDILAALDEMKSMKSRHATVSVDAMLEALQRTTGEKEKRLEEEDEALIKSIFHKPIDYVRRIHDEDLDDDGDMIQLSSGNGEISGDNLKRRKVSEEPLGNPTDSLTKATSVDGSTSKEENPGGSGAAGNSKLIFKSSAVRISVRKPASNDSNLVKMEGNKHGARTNTSALQAVTTGDNNPARHGDNSQEHKIADTSAGLQSLCQNYESDDD, translated from the exons ATGGGAGAAAGAAAGGTGCTGAACAAGTACTATCCGCCGGACTTCGATCCGTCGAAGCTGCCGAGGGTCCGGAGGCCGAAGAACCAGCAGATGAAGGTGCGCATGATGCTTCCCATGAGCATTCGCTGCAACACCTGCGGTAATTACATCTACAAGGGCACCAAGTTCAATTCCCGCAAAGAGGATGTCATAGGCGAG ACATACTTAGGAATTCAAATCTTTCGATTCTACTTCAAATGTACAAAGTGTTCTGCGGAGCTAGCGATGAAGACAGATCCAAAAAATTCAGACTATGTTGTTGAGTCAGGTGCCACACGGAATTTTGAACCTTGGCGTGAAGAGGATGAG GTAACAGAGATGGAAAAACAGAAAAGGGATGCCGAAGAGATGGGAGATGCTATGAAATCATTAGAGAACAGAACCTTGGATTCAAAGAGAGAGATGGATATCCTTGCTGCTCTAGATGAGATGAAGTCTATGAAG TCCAGACATGCTACTGTGAGTGTAGATGCCATGCTTGAGGCCTTGCAGCGCACAACCGGGGAAAAG GAGAAAAGGCTGGAAGAAGAGGATGAAGCActtataaaatcaatatttcat AAGCCAATAGATTATGTTCGAAGAATTCATGATGAAGATCTTGACGATGATGGAGATATGATTCAGCTTTCAAGTGGCAATGGGGAAATATCTGGTGATAATCTGAAG AGGAGAAAGGTTTCTGAAGAGCCTCTTGGAAACCCAACAGATTCTTTGACAAAAGCCACTTCTGTTGACGGCTCCACCAGCAAAG AAGAAAATCCAGGTGGTTCAGGGGCTGCTGGCAATTCCAAGTTAATATTCAAGTCTTCAGCCgtgaggatttcggttaggaaACCAGCTTCCAATGATAGTAATTTAGTGAAAATGGAAGGGAACAAACACGGGGCTAGAACCAATACAAGTGCACTTCAGGCTGTGACCACAGGTGATAACAATCCGGCCAGGCACGGAGATAATAGCCAAGAGCATAAAATTGCTGATACAAGTGCTGGACTACAATCGCTCTGCCAAAACTATGAGAGTGACGACGACTAG
- the LOC121260576 gene encoding splicing factor YJU2-like isoform X2: MGERKVLNKYYPPDFDPSKLPRVRRPKNQQMKVRMMLPMSIRCNTCGNYIYKGTKFNSRKEDVIGETYLGIQIFRFYFKCTKCSAELAMKTDPKNSDYVVESGATRNFEPWREEDEVTEMEKQKRDAEEMGDAMKSLENRTLDSKREMDILAALDEMKSMKSRHATVSVDAMLEALQRTTGEKEKRLEEEDEALIKSIFHKPIDYVRRIHDEDLDDDGDMIQLSSGNGEISGDNLKRRKVSEEPLGNPTDSLTKATSVDGSTSKENPGGSGAAGNSKLIFKSSAVRISVRKPASNDSNLVKMEGNKHGARTNTSALQAVTTGDNNPARHGDNSQEHKIADTSAGLQSLCQNYESDDD; encoded by the exons ATGGGAGAAAGAAAGGTGCTGAACAAGTACTATCCGCCGGACTTCGATCCGTCGAAGCTGCCGAGGGTCCGGAGGCCGAAGAACCAGCAGATGAAGGTGCGCATGATGCTTCCCATGAGCATTCGCTGCAACACCTGCGGTAATTACATCTACAAGGGCACCAAGTTCAATTCCCGCAAAGAGGATGTCATAGGCGAG ACATACTTAGGAATTCAAATCTTTCGATTCTACTTCAAATGTACAAAGTGTTCTGCGGAGCTAGCGATGAAGACAGATCCAAAAAATTCAGACTATGTTGTTGAGTCAGGTGCCACACGGAATTTTGAACCTTGGCGTGAAGAGGATGAG GTAACAGAGATGGAAAAACAGAAAAGGGATGCCGAAGAGATGGGAGATGCTATGAAATCATTAGAGAACAGAACCTTGGATTCAAAGAGAGAGATGGATATCCTTGCTGCTCTAGATGAGATGAAGTCTATGAAG TCCAGACATGCTACTGTGAGTGTAGATGCCATGCTTGAGGCCTTGCAGCGCACAACCGGGGAAAAG GAGAAAAGGCTGGAAGAAGAGGATGAAGCActtataaaatcaatatttcat AAGCCAATAGATTATGTTCGAAGAATTCATGATGAAGATCTTGACGATGATGGAGATATGATTCAGCTTTCAAGTGGCAATGGGGAAATATCTGGTGATAATCTGAAG AGGAGAAAGGTTTCTGAAGAGCCTCTTGGAAACCCAACAGATTCTTTGACAAAAGCCACTTCTGTTGACGGCTCCACCAGCAAAG AAAATCCAGGTGGTTCAGGGGCTGCTGGCAATTCCAAGTTAATATTCAAGTCTTCAGCCgtgaggatttcggttaggaaACCAGCTTCCAATGATAGTAATTTAGTGAAAATGGAAGGGAACAAACACGGGGCTAGAACCAATACAAGTGCACTTCAGGCTGTGACCACAGGTGATAACAATCCGGCCAGGCACGGAGATAATAGCCAAGAGCATAAAATTGCTGATACAAGTGCTGGACTACAATCGCTCTGCCAAAACTATGAGAGTGACGACGACTAG